In Papaver somniferum cultivar HN1 chromosome 1, ASM357369v1, whole genome shotgun sequence, a genomic segment contains:
- the LOC113322404 gene encoding wall-associated receptor kinase 2-like: MALLHLLVKFQFFVLLLRLQLASAELPIPASRETIKPDCEEKCGDVSIPYPFGIGEGCFLDTWFEIKCNRSFNPPKAVYGRGFDVLNISIPDGQMTVEVYIASDCSDKNVKTYDASARLGKFIFSNTRNKFIAIGCNTLAYLELNQGGIGTGCMSVCNSTEDTTNGSCSGIGCCEASIPAGLMKYAAKVKIVDKRKNFGFNPCSYAFLTEANSFSFSSSYLKDFKNNGSGTVPVVVDWTIGNDSCEEAVKNSTSYACGPNAVCIQGSSTTAPGYRCNCTQGYKGNPYLNSFTGGCQDIDECKNDNPCTGLGKICINTMGNYNCPCSQEYRTIFRNDGTLEYDCFPLDQSKFYQIVIGACISFSFLLVTCFWLYWAYRKRKHMKLKVELYKQNGGLFLDRLLKEREEDIESNTATSGERNGRSTVTIYREKDLSKATNNYHESQILGQGGFGTVYKGTLSNGEVVAIKKTKTVDKKQNEQFINEIVVLSQIKHRNVVQLLGCCLESDVPLLVYEFITNGTLFEHLHEYETREGSAVLTWEDRLRIAAEVAGSLAYLHAEAIIPIIHRDVKSSNILLDSDYKAKVADFGASRLIPTDQAQLSTLVQGTLGYLDPDYYQSGLLTEKSDVYSFGVLLAELLTGSKAVFSPERTDENKNLSSYFLTSIKAGRLFAILDSSLVRNDNERISSVHGNQQIEQMAELAQKCLRMKGEKRPTMKEVAMVLHGLMRMTSADVLDDEEDIAENSREEVNVVLLKSAELLSYTDSITTIGDTSRGILALETEGR, translated from the exons ATGGCTCTATTACATTTACTTGTAAAGTTTCAGTTTTTCGTCTTGTTACTGCGGCTGCAATTAGCATCTGCAGAACTTCCAATCCCTGCTTCCCGAGAAACTATCAAGCCTGATTGCGAAGAAAAGTGCGGGGATGTTAGCATACCTTATCCATTTGGTATCGGTGAAGGTTGTTTCTTAGACACATGGTTCGAAATTAAATGCAACCGCAGTTTCAACCCCCCAAAAGCAGTGTATGGTCGCGGCTTTGATGTCTTAAATATATCAATACCCGATGGTCAGATGACGGTTGAAGTTTACATAGCCAGCGATTGTTCGGATAAGAATGTAAAAACCTATGACGCGTCGGCAAGGTTAGGAAAATTCATCTTCTCTAATACAAGAAACAAGTTTATAGCTATCGGTTGCAACACGCTGGCATATTTAGAACTAAATCAGGGTGGTATCGGTACGGGATGTATGTCAGTCTGCAATTCTACAGAAGACACCACTAACGGGTCTTGCTCTGGTATCGGTTGTTGTGAGGCCTCCATCCCAGCCGGACTAATGAAATATGCGGCCAAAGTCAAAATCGTAGACAAACGTAAGAATTTTGGTTTCAATCCATGTAGTTATGCTTTTTTAACTGAGGCAAATTCGTTTAGCTTCTCTTCATCCTATCTCAAGGATTTCAAAAACAATGGATCTGGAACTGTTCCTGTGGTGGTTGATTGGACCATTGGTAATGATTCTTGCGAAGAAGCCGTAAAAAACTCGACCAGCTATGCCTGCGGACCTAATGCTGTATGTATACAAGGCAGTAGTACTACTGCTCCAGGTTATCGTTGTAATTGTACACAAGGCTACAAAGGGAATCCATACCTCAACAGTTTTACTGGTGGTTGCCAAG ATATCGATGAATGCAAGAATGACAATCCTTGTACTGGATTAGGTAAAATCTGCATAAATACGATGGGGAACTATAACTGTCCTTGCAGTCAAGAGTATCGAACGATATTCAGAAATGATGGCACCTTGGAATATGATTGCTTTCCACTTGATCAGAGTAAATTTTACCAGATTGTTATTG GTGCCTGCATAAGCTTTTCTTTTCTACTTGTGACTTGCTTCTGGTTGTACTGGGCGTATAGGAAAAGAAAACACATGAAACTAAAGGTGGAGCTCTATAAACAAAATGGTGGTTTGTTTTTGGATCGACTTCTTAAGGAACGTGAAGAAGATATCGAGAGTAATACAGCTACCAGCGGAGAAAGGAATGGGCGGTCAACTGTCACAATATACAGAGAGAAAGACCTAAGCAAGGCGACTAACAACTACCACGAAAGTCAAATTCTTGGACAAGGAGGGTTTGGCACGGTGTATAAAGGAACCTTATCAAATGGTGAAGTGGTTGCTATCAAGAAGACGAAAACAGTAGACAAGAAACAAAATGAGCAATTCATAAATGAAATTGTTGTTCTGTCACAAATCAAACATAGAAATGTGGTTCAGCTCTTGGGTTGTTGTCTTGAGAGCGACGTTCCTTTGCTAGTTTATGAATTTATTACTAATGGGACTCTTTTCGAACATTTACATGAATATGAGACCCGAGAAGGGTCTGCGGTTCTTACATGGGAAGATCGTTTAAGGATAGCCGCAGAAGTTGCAGGATCATTAGCGTACTTGCATGCTGAAGCTATTATACCCATAATTCACAGAGACGTCAAATCCAGCAACATACTTCTAGACAGTGATTACAAAGCAAAAGTTGCGGATTTCGGTGCTTCAAGGCTAATTCCGACTGATCAAGCTCAGTTAAGTACACTTGTTCAAGGCACTTTAGGATATTTAGATCCTGACTACTATCAATCAGGGCTATTAACGGAGAAAAGCGATGTGTACAGCTTTGGCGTTCTTCTTGCAGAATTATTAACAGGTAGTAAAGCAGTATTTTCACCAGAGAGAACCGACGAAAATAAAAATTTGTCAAGTTATTTTCTTACTTCAATTAAAGCCGGCAGGTTGTTTGCTATTCTCGACAGTAGCTTGGTGAGGAATGATAATGAACGGATCAGTAGTGTACATGGGAATCAACAGATCGAACAAATGGCTGAACTAGCGCAAAAATGCTTAAGAATGAAGGGAGAAAAGAGACCTACTATGAAAGAAGTAGCAATGGTGCTACATGGATTGATGCGGATGACCTCCGCTGATGTCTTGGACGATGAGGAAGATATAGCAGAGAATAGCAGAGAAGAAGTCAACGTGGTGTTGTTAAAATCAGCAGAATTGTTGTCTTACACGGATAGCATAACAACAATTGGTGATACCAGCAGAGGAATATTGGCCTTAGAAACTGAGGGACgttaa
- the LOC113275153 gene encoding calsequestrin-1-like has product MIYLLIPSFPPDVGLFLNFVIKSLSFRLDSKEKETREDWVESKKMSKKTMNPKIKEEMDVDELIKAAQDELLLKLSVNSHTTTNNLDLDLLHRFQALKSNNKKPSSVPSSSSKTAAADSVSSKVSLPKNEGLDLDTRFNALKNKSGGSATTAEIGRLGFTDGDQSDGDEDDEVEKLIRWAKDAARLDPSPPSDDDDADVDQDDTADDDLEDSDDDEGIRKKKSKVKDTKVKGTKKR; this is encoded by the coding sequence ATGATATACCTTCTTATTCCTTCATTCCCtcccgatgtgggactatttttgAATTTCGTTATTAAAAGTCTTTCGTTTCGGTTAGACAGTAAAGAAAAGGAAACCAGAGAAGATTGGGTTGAATCGAAGAAGATGAGTAAGAAGACGATGAACCctaaaatcaaagaagaaatggaTGTGGATGAATTGATTAAAGCAGCTCAAGATGAATTACTACTCAAACTCAGTGTCAATTCGCATACAACTACCAATAATCTCGATTTAGATCTACTTCACCGATTTCAAGCTCTtaaatcaaacaacaaaaaacCCTCCTCCGTTCCTTCTTCTTCATCGAAAACAGCAGCTGCTGATTCTGTTTCTTCTAAGGTTTCATTGCCGAAGAATGAAGGTTTGGATCTGGATACTAGATTTAATGCTCTGAAGAACAAATCTGGTGGTTCTGCAACTACGGCGGAGATTGGACGGTTGGGATTTACTGATGGTGATCAGAGTGacggtgatgaagatgatgaggttGAGAAGTTGATTAGGTGGGCTAAAGATGCTGCTCGGCTTGATCCTTCTCCGCCGTCCGACGATGATGATGCTGATGTTGATCAAGATGACACTGCTGATGATGATCTCGAGGATAGCGACGATGACGAGGGGATAAGGAAAAAAAAGAGTAAAGTGAAAGATACTAAAGTGAAGGGCACGAAGAAGCGGTAG
- the LOC113322413 gene encoding uncharacterized protein At1g51745-like: MGIRDGMMSELTSEDASVGTIVWVRRRNGSWWPGKIVGPQELASSHLMSPRSGTPVKLLGRDDASVDWYNLEKSRRVKAFRCGEFDDCIEKAASFQGKTPVKKREKYARREDAIRHALELEREQLEKKPNLRSGVNSFRNKKLKNGLGTPDNLANGQSNLQSQTTSKKLDSSGQVKSMGNSLYARKSKHGKQPTSEGKTPPLANTHVKLEPTTVQSVGVECPANRSEKLLDMKRKRAVVQPSDFPAKKRGRRCYLAKILQNSAKVDGESVSISAQGEKEQAGDLCRMNRIQGVNFPAELNNGLDHTDNSGDKMLSLKSQFKTDCCPVDPSSSTEEDSSSGTMEDESSDTSDSEYVDQDMDENKSMVPNAIGNVYSGTHLTGSSYNKLQSGRMGVEELDEAAYPAYRSQQHTFDQSAMDYAGVKSSIWQLKGRQNIRSETRRSIDSMDQDNSNGIFQGTYLDRRPNLYHKSEELDNGFEDELIENWGYGRKKYQPQFEAARNDRGRKRRNFFDSEGNWEVNGLSQVASRRYWDGSSERFHPAYGGHYLNDRSKSLLVDVDIKVQSGYHGEHVPLVSLMSRLNGKAIIGHPIRIEALQDDSMDPILASQDLREATIYGNGGMSPVPPAWRTARRTVMLRVRRPNPSSSAALNGGQAEASNQSLYRPPDLESKLSLYRKSYSSSQKTSKDISEVHSSSKTQSESLKKVTLASQRTRMLSSFAAERKHSGEAMSDQKLLSRSAVAGLNKWDEVGPTVVTCIPVKLVFSRLMETVGRAPSSRTERRSYKVAINGGDNGKEDTIGTEFTVKEV; the protein is encoded by the exons ATGGGGATAAGAGATGGAATGATGAGTGAATTAACATCAGAAGATGCTAGTGTTGGTACAATTGTATGGGTAAGAAGAAGGAATGGATCATGGTGGCCTGGTAAAATTGTTGGTCCTCAGGAATTAGCTTCTTCTCATCTTATGTCACCAAGATCTGGTACTCCTGTTAAACTTCTAGGTCGTGATGATGCTTCTGT GGATTGGTACAATTTAGAGAAGTCCAGGCGTGTAAAGGCATTTCGATGTGGTGAGTTTGATGATTGCATTGAAAAGGCTGCAAGCTTTCAGGGAAAAACCcctgtaaagaaaagagagaaatatGCACGTCGGGAAGATGCAATTCGTCATGCTCTTGAGCTTGAGAGGGAACAGTTGGAAAAGAAGCCGAACTTACGCAGTGGTGTTAATAGTTTCAGAAATAAAAAGTTGAAAAATGGCTTAGGTACTCCAGATAATCTTGCAAATGGTCAGTCCAATCTCCAATCACAGACAACTTCAAAGAAATTAGATTCATCTGGTCAGGTAAAGAGCATGGGGAATTCTTTATATGCTCGGAAATCTAAACATGGGAAACAACCAACCTCTGAAGGTAAAACTCCCCCTCTTGCAAATACTCATGTCAAGCTGGAACCTACTACTGTTCAAAGTGTTGGAGTTGAATGTCCTGCTAACAGGAGTGAAAAATTGCTGGACATGAAAAGGAAAAGGGCTGTGGTTCAACCATCTGACTTCCCTGCTAAAAAACGTGGTAGACGTTGTTATCTTgctaaaatattacaaaatagTGCAAAGGTTGATGGTGAAAGCGTTTCTATCTCTGCCCAAGGTGAAAAAGAGCAGGCAGGAGATTTATGCAGAATGAACAGAATACAGGGTGTTAATTTTCCTGCTGAGTTGAATAATGGCTTGGATCATACAGATAATTCTGGAGACAAGATGCTGAGTTTAAAGTCTCAGTTTAAAACAGATTGCTGTCCTGTGGACCCAAGTTCTTCAACTGAAGAGGATAGCTCATCTGGAACAATGGAAGACGAATCATCTGATACATCTGATAGTGAATATGTTGATCAGGATATGGATGAAAATAAATCCATGGTTCCAA ATGCTATTGGGAATGTATATTCTGGTACACACTTAACAGGTAGTAGTTATAATAAACTCCAGTCTGGTAGAATGGGCGTGGAAGAACTGGATGAGGCAGCATATCCTGCTTACAGATCCCAGCAACATACGTTTGACCAAAGTGCAATGGATTATGCTGGTGTGAAGTCATCGATATGGCAATTAAAGGGGAGGCAGAACATACGTAGTGAGACAAGAAGATCCATAGATTCAATGGATCAAGATAATTCAAATGGAATCTTTCAGGGCACATATCTTGATAGAAGACCGAATCTATACCACAAAAGTGAGGAGCTGGACAATGGTTTTGAGGACGAGCTGATTGAGAACTGGGGATATGGAAGAAAAAAGTACCAACCACAATTTGAAGCTGCTCGAAATGATCGTGGCAGAAAGCGCCGTAACTTTTTCGATTCTGAAGGAAATTGGGAGGTTAATGGGCTATCTCAAGTGGCATCAAGAAGATACTGGGATGGATCTAGTGAGCGGTTTCACCCAGCTTATGGCGGCCATTATCTCAATGATCGCTCGAAATCCTTGCTGGTGGATGTGGATATAAAGGTCCAATCTGGTTACCATGGGGAACATGTTCCTTTGGTTTCTTTAATGAGCAGATTGAATGGAAAAGCGATAATAGGGCACCCTATTCGGATTGAAGCGTTACAAGATGATTCAATGGATCCTATTTTGGCAAGTCAAGATTTGAGGGAGGCCACCATCTATGGCAATGGTGGTATGTCTCCAGTTCCGCCAGCTTGGAGAACTGCCAGAAGGACAGTTATGCTTCGTGTCCGACGTCCTAATCCTTCATCATCAGCCGCATTGAATGGGGGCCAGGCTGAGGCTTCCAATCAGAGTCTTTATCGACCCCCAGATTTGGAGAGCAAGCTTTCACTGTACAGGAAATCATAttcaagtagtcagaaaacaagtAAAGACATCTCGGAAGTTCATAGTTCGAGTAAGACACAAAGTGAATCGTTGAAAAAAGTCACATTGGCTAGCCAAAGAACAAGAATGCTGTCATCATTTGCTGCTGAACGAAAACACAGTGGTGAAGCCATGTCTGATCAAAAGCTCCTGAGTAGAAGTGCTGTAGCTGGATTGAACAAATGGGACGAGGTTGGACCTACTGTAGTAACCTGCATCCCTGTGAAACTTGTGTTTAGTAGGTTAATGGAAACAGTTGGTAGGGCTCCCTCTTCCAGAACAGAGAGACGGAGCTATAAAGTGGCGATCAATGGTGGTGATAATGGAAAAGAAGACACCATAGGTACAGAGTTTACTGTGAAGGAAGTTTAG